In Xiphophorus maculatus strain JP 163 A chromosome 18, X_maculatus-5.0-male, whole genome shotgun sequence, a single genomic region encodes these proteins:
- the slc1a5 gene encoding neutral amino acid transporter B(0), with protein sequence MAETVDLEEVKASNGEAHRDGPLANGFTGQRKGIPEPMSKRVKRIVKANLLVILTVAGVIVGVFIGLGVRTASPTLTQQIYIGFPGEILIRLLKMIIIPLVVCSLVSGAASIDPKALGKLGGWAMLFFLVTTLIASSIGVVMAFIIKPGNVEMNTTANAKDMSDDIPANKEVIDSFLDLIRNIFPSNLVSAAFQSYGTSYKMINASGIPEKVPVGTDQDGMNILGLVVFAIVFGVALRKLGEEGEILIKFFNSFNEATMVLVSWIMWYAPVGIMFLVAGKIVEMDDVGKLFASLGKYIACCMIGHAIHGLLVLPLIYFIFTRKNPYTFLWGIFTALATAFGTSSSSATLPLMMKCVEEKNGVSKHISRFILPIGATVNMDGAALFQCVAAVFIAQLNNTSLNFIQVITILVTATASSVGAAGIPAGGVLTLAIILEAIGLPTSDISLILAVDWLVDRTCTVLNVEGDAFGAGLLQHFVDKTSKHEGVEELSEVRMDREASAAMPEHSPLIDKRGLEGAKGDLSSEKESSM encoded by the exons ATGGCAGAGACGGTGGATCTGGAGGAAGTGAAGGCATCCAACGGCGAGGCGCACCGCGATGGGCCGCTTGCCAACGGGTTTACCGGGCAGCGGAAGGGCATCCCGGAACCGATGTCCAAGCGGGTAAAGAGGATCGTCAAGGCGAATCTGCTGGTGATCCTGACCGTGGCCGGGGTCATCGTGGGGGTCTTCATTGGGCTCGGTGTGCGCACCGCGTCGCCGACCCTCACCCAGCAGATCTACATCGGCTTCCCCGGCGAGATCCTCATCCGGCTGCTGAAGATGATCATCATCCCGCTGGTGGTGTGCAGCCTGGTGTCCGGAGCGGCGAGCATCGACCCCAAAGCTCTGGGGAAACTGGGTGGCTGGGCCATGCTGTTCTTCTTGGTCACCACCTTGATAGCCTCGTCCATCGGAGTGGTGATGGCTTTCATTATCAAGCCGGGAAATGTGGAAATGAACACCACCGCAAACGCTAAAGACATGAGCGACGATATCCCGGCGAACAAAGAGGTTATAGACTCCTTCTTAGACCTGATCAG AAACATCTTCCCCTCCAACCTGGTGTCTGCCGCCTTTCAGTCG TATGGAACCTCCTACAAGATGATAAACGCGTCCGGAATCCCAGAGAAG GTTCCCGTTGGAACAGATCAAGACGGGATGAACATCCTTGGATTGGTGGTGTTCGCCATTGTTTTCGGTGTGGCTCTGAGGAAGCTGGGCGAAGAAGGAGAGATCCTCATCAAGTTCTTCAACTCCTTCAACGAGGCCACCATGGTGCTGGTGTCCTGGATCATGTG GTACGCCCCTGTAGGTATCATGTTCCTCGTCGCCGGTAAGATTGTGGAGATGGACGACGTCGGCAAGCTGTTTGCCAGCCTGGGAAAATACATCGCCTGCTGCATGATTGGCCACGCCATTCACGGCCTGCTGGTGCTGCCCCTCATCTACTTCATTTTTACCAGGAAGAACCCCTACACCTTCCTGTGGGGCATCTTCACAGCCTTGGCCACGGCTTTTGGAACGAGCTCCAG cTCTGCCACTCTGCCCCTCATGATGAAGTGCGTGGAGGAGAAAAACGGCGTGTCCAAGCACATAAGCCGCTTCATCCTGCCCATCGGCGCCACGGTCAACATGGACGGGGCCGCGCTCTTCCAGTGTGTGGCGGCGGTTTTCATCGCCCAGCTTAACAACACCAGTCTCAACTTTATCCAAGTCATAACCATCCT TGTGACGGCGACAGCGTCCAGTGTTGGAGCTGCAGGTATACCTGCAGGCGGTGTGCTGACCCTAGCTATAATCCTGGAGGCAATTGGACTGCCCACCAGTGACATCTCTCTCATCCTGGCTGTTGACTGGCTTGT TGACCGCACCTGCACTGTGCTGAATGTGGAGGGCGACGCCTTCGGAGCGGGGCTCCTGCAGCACTTTGTGGACAAAACATCCAAACACGAAGGAGTGGAGGAGCTCAGCGAGGTCAGGATGGACAGAGAGGCGTCCGCCGCCATGCCCGAGCACTCGCCGCTCATCGATAAACGAGGCTTGGAGGGCGCAAAAGGAGACCTTTCTTCCGAGAAAGAGTCGTCCATGTAA
- the LOC111611942 gene encoding uncharacterized protein LOC111611942 isoform X2, with protein sequence MVRTLVSHLMDQYGENPSSDTKAILASSIVDQFPCLRDSHGTGYDAWFTCGRQHRPATGFLEERLRNVRKRHQPRKKMLSAPEAPPKRSSLPEPTISAERAIQMTEWLKNNFWPADQVVQYRRETAVYRAGWIRSSGTIPMQQIFAEFPRLLDTPGMILQDFAVLYPQSCGKLTENWNTLFSSKVIRMGKKEESGLLPEIELLPQDKQGDVALQLLPKLLPAVPYRVGRKVVRPSNLEVQQAFIDVQPIGTNMVEYLGSTATEHPRVLMLGDRYCCSQAFVVINGTALEYPSLLGAVDGCFKSFFVFDVSYPKSCIQIWDFLQTVIYEIPGNESPPIKLMRAQLEAMEE encoded by the exons ATGGTCAGAACACTTGTGTCACACCTGATGGATCAATATGGAGAAAA ccCATCTTCAGACACTAAAGCAATTCTGGCATCTTCGATTGTGGACCAGTTTCCATGTTTAAGAGACAGCCATGGCACAGGATAT gaCGCCTGGTTTACCTGCGGAAGACAACACAGGCCAGCAACTGGCTTTCTGGAGGAGCGTCTCCGTAATGTAAGGAAAAGGCATCAACCAAGGAAGAAGATGCTTTCAGCCCCAGAAGCTCCACCAAAAAGATCAAGTTTGCCTG aacCAACCATCAGTGCTGAGCGTGCCATCCAGATGACAGAATGGCTAAAAAATAACTTCTGGCCCGCAGACCAGGTTGTCCAATACAGGCGGGAAACTGCAGTATATCGCGCAGGATGGATCCGCTCAAGTGGGACAATCCCAATGCAGCAGATTTTTGCAGAGTTCCCACGTTTGTTGGACACACCAGGGATG ATTTTGCAGGACTTTGCCGTTTTATATCCACAGTCTTGTGGAAAACTGACAGAGAACTGGAACACCTTGTTCTCATCAAAGGTCATTCGCATGGGGAAGAAGGAGGAGAGCGGTCTTCTGCCTGAGATTGAGTTGCTTCCACAAG ACAAACAAGGTGACGTggcactgcagctgctgccaaAACTCCTCCCTGCTGTTCCCTACAGAGTTGGGCGAAAGGTGGTCAGACCCAGCAACCTTGAAGTCCAGCAAGCCTTCATTGATGTCCAGCCA ATTGGGACAAATATGGTGGAATATCTTGGAAGTACAGCAACAGAGCATCCACGTGTTCTCATGCTTGGGGACAGGTATTGTTGTTCCCAAGCATTTGTCGTCATAAATGGAACTGCTTTGGAATATCCATCTCTTTTGGGGGCCGTTGATGGCTGTTTCAaatcattctttgtttttgatgtgAGTTATCCGAAGTCGTGTATCCAGATTTGGGATTTTCTCCAAACTGTGATATATGAAATCCCAGGAAACGAGTCACCCCCGATAAAATTAATGAGGGCACAGTTGGAGGCCATGGAAGAATAA